In the Daphnia pulicaria isolate SC F1-1A chromosome 2, SC_F0-13Bv2, whole genome shotgun sequence genome, one interval contains:
- the LOC124327818 gene encoding lethal(2) giant larvae protein homolog 1-like isoform X1, protein MFKFFWGKGAHQSAERLKIQKELFQFQKTAQHGFPSKPTSLAWDPVLRLLCLGTRTGALKIFGAPGVEFYGQLPKDKIICSLHFVPGHGRVIVVCEDNSLQLWDISTDGSPALKCVHSQSLEGKLKKISACCIESSGEHLLIGTENGNIYIMDLLKLEMTDSVIYLDVVMQKFLVSYFNSVTEDFKVNPGAVECVSEQPNSADHILIGYTRGLLVLWNCKTLSAVQTFVASQQLESVSWHPNGKKFVSAHNDGSYMVWTLGQEETDMFVKKEPNTISHYGPDPCKAITKILWSNTDVEECGIFVFGGGMPRLAYGDRYTLSVVKGENTHATYDFTSKVIDFCLISDVTTGQAEALVVLAEEELIVIDLISTGWPTFSLPYLASLHCSAVTAQTVVTVTSELYDKIKANPQGMTPSSKVSTRPWPINGGISFSEQVDQPSHRILLLTGHEDGSVRFWDASTASLFQISKFSTSSCFSSDDLDCTAESDEREIDEDEWPPFRKIGVFDPYSDDPRLAVKKLCLCPVTGLLTVAGTAGQVVVAELFEMQSEKEVPIVLVNIVSDRDNFVWKGHDKLVVRKGLLSFKPGFQPTSVLQLHPPAAATALALNAEWSVLAVGTAHGLTLYDITVKKEVVAKCTLNPNDVSGTGEQPMSRRKSFKKSLRESFRRLRKGRSQRPSAGPKCAPTSPISKVEDSNAINNAGPSIAAEVRPVERQIEARNVMLDDGMGSMVRCLLLVKTYVISQSSNATATLWAGTNSGAIYVFSLNIQTGNRRHVEPVNAQLAKEIQLKHRAPVVSINIIDASYAAIGESFENSGIKSTSESCPPHRVVISSEEQFKVFTLPNLRPYGKYKLTAYTGCKVRRVAVVPFTARSDPSYKENCLVCLSNQGDFHILSLPELRRQMNAQAIRKEDIHATSTVVLTNQGEAFYMLSSSELQRVALSARNSLQLKCKVNGMKNTQAPVESSSQAVIKICTSKEEKPEVVMETEFSDVSVISNTSNPNEDRENDKNICNNEINNSTIVSVEPETSFGDMTVDSVKDHIVLSLDECRITEVASETRIEQVKTEISSVLSLHETSKISNVISIDESYSITHHETKVNVHLESDMEKNRVVSQECTVSDLHGNLDVTVTKDPTELSTEENVETSK, encoded by the exons ATGTTCAAGTTCTTCTGGGGGAAAGGTGCACATCAGTCTGCTGAAAGATTGAAAATACAGAAAGAGCTTTTTCAGTTCCAAAAA ACAGCACAACATGGTTTTCCGAGTAAACCCACTTCATTGGCATGGGATCCTGTGTTACGGCTTCTATGTTTGGGGACGCGAACAGGTGCCTTAAAAAT TTTTGGAGCTCCTGGAGTGGAGTTTTATGGACAGCTACCAAAAGATAAAATTATCTGCAGCTTACATTTTGTCCCTGGGCAT gGGCGTGTTATTGTAGTGTGTGAAGACAATTCCCTACAACTTTGGGATATATCTACAGACGGTAGCCCTGCTTTAAAATGTGTTCATTCACAATCTTTGGAGGGAAa GTTAAAAAAGATATCAGCGTGTTGTATTGAATCAAGTGGAGAACATTTGTTAATAGGTACAGAGAATGGAAATATCTACATCATGGATTTGCTGAAGCTTGAAATGACTGATTCTGTTATTTATCTTGACGTTGTAATGCAGAA ATTTTTGGTTTCGTATTTTAACAGTGTTACAGAAGATTTCAAAGTGAACCCAGGAGCTGTTGAGTGTGTTAGTGAACAGCCAAACAGTGCAGATCACATTCTTATTGGTTATACACGTGGATTGCTTGTGCTATGGAATTGTAAAACACTGTCTGCTGTTCAA ACTTTTGTTGCTTCTCAACAATTGGAAAGTGTGAGTTGGCACCCCAATGGGAAGAAGTTTGTTTCTGCTCATAATGATGGGTCTTACATGGTATGGACTCTTGGACAAGAAGAAACAGATATGTTTGTAAAGAAAGAGCCAAATACTATATCACACTATGGTCCTGATCCATGCAAAGCCATCACAAAAATTCTTTGGAGTAACACTGATGT ggaGGAGTGCGGAATCTTTGTGTTTGGTGGTGGAATGCCGAGACTTGCCTATGGCGACCGCTATACTCTTTCTGTcgtaaaaggggaaaatacTCACGCTACTTACGATTTCACTTCGAAAGTGATAGATTTCTGTTTAATCAGTGATGTTACTACCGGCCAGGCAGAAGCTCTTGTAGTGCTAGCTGAAGAAGAGTTAATTGTGATCGATTTGATTAGCACGGGTTGGCCTACATTTTCCCTGCCTTATTTAGCTTCACTTCACTGCAGTGCTGTTACAGCTCAAACTGTAGTTACAGTAACATCTGAATTGTATGATAAAATCAAAGCAAATCCACAAGGAATGACACCATCATCGAAAGTGAGTACCCGCCCATGGCCTATTAACGGAGGAATATCCTTCAGCGAACAAGTTGATCAACCTTCTCATCGTATATTACTTCTCACTGGGCACGAG GATGGATCTGTTCGGTTTTGGGATGCAAGCACTGCCTCCCTGTTTCAAATATCGAAATTTTCAACGTCTTCATGTTTCTCGAGTGACGATTTAGACTGCACAGCGGAAAGTGATGAAAGAGAAATTGATGAGGATGAATGGCCGCCGTTTCGTAAG ATTGGAGTATTCGATCCTTACTCAGATGACCCACGTTTGGCTGTTAAGAAATTGTGCCTGTGCCCTGTCACTGGATTGTTAACAGTTGCTGGGACGGCTGGTCAAGTTGTCGTTGCCGAATTATTCGAAATGCAATCGGAAAAAGAAGTCCCG ATTGTACTCGTTAACATAGTTTCAGATCGGGATAATTTTGTGTGGAAAGGCCACGATAAGTTAGTAGTAAGGAAAGGTTTACTGTCCTTTAAACCAGGCTTCCAGCCAACTTCTGTCCTACAGCTTCATCCTCCCGCTGCAGCCACGGCATTAGCGTTAAATGCAGAGTGGTCAGTATTGGCTGTAGGAACAGCTCATGGACTAACACTTTATGATATA accGTTAAAAAGGAGGTAGTTGCAAAATGCACCCTTAATCCGAATGATGTGTCAGGAACTGGAGAGCAGCCAATGTCACGAcgaaaatcttttaaaaaatccctcAGAGAATCCTTCAGGCGGCTGCGTAAAGGGCGTAGCCAGCGTCCTTCCGCTGGCCCTAAATGTGCACCAACTTCACCGATATCAAAGGTCGAAGATAGTAACGCTATAAACAATGCTGGGCCATCTATAGCTGCTGAAGTGCGGCCTGTTGAGAGGCAGATTGAAGCTAGAAATGTTATGTTAGATGACGGTATGGGCAGCATGGTTCGTTGTTTACTGCTTGTCAAAACTTACGTAATCAGTCAGTCTTCCAATGCTACCGCAACTCTTTGGGCCGGAACAAATAGCGGAGCTATATATGTTTTTAGCCTTAACATACAGACGG GAAATAGACGACACGTGGAGCCCGTGAACGCACAACTTGCAAAAGAGATTCAATTGAAACATCGAGCACCTGTTGTATCGATTAACATAATTGATGCTTCTTATGCAGCTATTGGGGAATCGTTTGAAAACTCTGGGATTAAATCGACTTCTGAATCCTGTCCTCCGCATCGCGTAGTGATTTCGTCGGAAGAACAGTTCAAA GTTTTCACACTTCCAAACCTGCGCCCGTATGGAAAGTACAAATTAACTGCTTACACTGGTTGCAAAGTTAGGCGCGTTGCGGTTGTTCCCTTTACTGCTCGATCGGATCCGTCCTATAAAGAGAACTGTTTGGTGTGTCTGTCCAATCAAGGAGATTTTCACATTTTAAGTCTCCCGGAACTGCGGCGACAAATGAATGCACAGGCTATACGAAAGGAAGATATACA TGCTACCAGTACTGTTGTCCTTACAAATCAAGGAGAAGCATTTTACATGTTGTCTTCCAGTGAATTACAACGTGTTGCGTTGAGTGCTCGTAATTCCCTCCAGTTAAAATGTAAAGTGAATGGGATGAAAAATACCCAGGCTCCCGTGGAATCCTCCTCTCAGGCGGTGATCAAGATTTGTacgtcaaaagaagaaaagccagAAGTAGTAATGGAAACTGAATTCTCTGACGTTTCTGTCATTTCAAACACGAGTAATCCAAATGAAGACCGAGAAAACGATAAGAATATCTGCAATaatgaaattaacaattcaacAATCGTAAGTGTTGAGCCGGAAACCAGCTTTGGAGATATGACGGTGGACTCTGTCAAAGATCATATAGT CCTTAGTTTGGACGAATGTAGAATCACAGAAGTTGCATCGGAAACTCGCATTGAACAagtaaaaacagaa
- the LOC124327818 gene encoding lethal(2) giant larvae protein homolog 1-like isoform X2, translating into MFKFFWGKGAHQSAERLKIQKELFQFQKTAQHGFPSKPTSLAWDPVLRLLCLGTRTGALKIFGAPGVEFYGQLPKDKIICSLHFVPGHGRVIVVCEDNSLQLWDISTDGSPALKCVHSQSLEGKLKKISACCIESSGEHLLIGTENGNIYIMDLLKLEMTDSVIYLDVVMQNVTEDFKVNPGAVECVSEQPNSADHILIGYTRGLLVLWNCKTLSAVQTFVASQQLESVSWHPNGKKFVSAHNDGSYMVWTLGQEETDMFVKKEPNTISHYGPDPCKAITKILWSNTDVEECGIFVFGGGMPRLAYGDRYTLSVVKGENTHATYDFTSKVIDFCLISDVTTGQAEALVVLAEEELIVIDLISTGWPTFSLPYLASLHCSAVTAQTVVTVTSELYDKIKANPQGMTPSSKVSTRPWPINGGISFSEQVDQPSHRILLLTGHEDGSVRFWDASTASLFQISKFSTSSCFSSDDLDCTAESDEREIDEDEWPPFRKIGVFDPYSDDPRLAVKKLCLCPVTGLLTVAGTAGQVVVAELFEMQSEKEVPIVLVNIVSDRDNFVWKGHDKLVVRKGLLSFKPGFQPTSVLQLHPPAAATALALNAEWSVLAVGTAHGLTLYDITVKKEVVAKCTLNPNDVSGTGEQPMSRRKSFKKSLRESFRRLRKGRSQRPSAGPKCAPTSPISKVEDSNAINNAGPSIAAEVRPVERQIEARNVMLDDGMGSMVRCLLLVKTYVISQSSNATATLWAGTNSGAIYVFSLNIQTGNRRHVEPVNAQLAKEIQLKHRAPVVSINIIDASYAAIGESFENSGIKSTSESCPPHRVVISSEEQFKVFTLPNLRPYGKYKLTAYTGCKVRRVAVVPFTARSDPSYKENCLVCLSNQGDFHILSLPELRRQMNAQAIRKEDIHATSTVVLTNQGEAFYMLSSSELQRVALSARNSLQLKCKVNGMKNTQAPVESSSQAVIKICTSKEEKPEVVMETEFSDVSVISNTSNPNEDRENDKNICNNEINNSTIVSVEPETSFGDMTVDSVKDHIVLSLDECRITEVASETRIEQVKTEISSVLSLHETSKISNVISIDESYSITHHETKVNVHLESDMEKNRVVSQECTVSDLHGNLDVTVTKDPTELSTEENVETSK; encoded by the exons ATGTTCAAGTTCTTCTGGGGGAAAGGTGCACATCAGTCTGCTGAAAGATTGAAAATACAGAAAGAGCTTTTTCAGTTCCAAAAA ACAGCACAACATGGTTTTCCGAGTAAACCCACTTCATTGGCATGGGATCCTGTGTTACGGCTTCTATGTTTGGGGACGCGAACAGGTGCCTTAAAAAT TTTTGGAGCTCCTGGAGTGGAGTTTTATGGACAGCTACCAAAAGATAAAATTATCTGCAGCTTACATTTTGTCCCTGGGCAT gGGCGTGTTATTGTAGTGTGTGAAGACAATTCCCTACAACTTTGGGATATATCTACAGACGGTAGCCCTGCTTTAAAATGTGTTCATTCACAATCTTTGGAGGGAAa GTTAAAAAAGATATCAGCGTGTTGTATTGAATCAAGTGGAGAACATTTGTTAATAGGTACAGAGAATGGAAATATCTACATCATGGATTTGCTGAAGCTTGAAATGACTGATTCTGTTATTTATCTTGACGTTGTAATGCAGAA TGTTACAGAAGATTTCAAAGTGAACCCAGGAGCTGTTGAGTGTGTTAGTGAACAGCCAAACAGTGCAGATCACATTCTTATTGGTTATACACGTGGATTGCTTGTGCTATGGAATTGTAAAACACTGTCTGCTGTTCAA ACTTTTGTTGCTTCTCAACAATTGGAAAGTGTGAGTTGGCACCCCAATGGGAAGAAGTTTGTTTCTGCTCATAATGATGGGTCTTACATGGTATGGACTCTTGGACAAGAAGAAACAGATATGTTTGTAAAGAAAGAGCCAAATACTATATCACACTATGGTCCTGATCCATGCAAAGCCATCACAAAAATTCTTTGGAGTAACACTGATGT ggaGGAGTGCGGAATCTTTGTGTTTGGTGGTGGAATGCCGAGACTTGCCTATGGCGACCGCTATACTCTTTCTGTcgtaaaaggggaaaatacTCACGCTACTTACGATTTCACTTCGAAAGTGATAGATTTCTGTTTAATCAGTGATGTTACTACCGGCCAGGCAGAAGCTCTTGTAGTGCTAGCTGAAGAAGAGTTAATTGTGATCGATTTGATTAGCACGGGTTGGCCTACATTTTCCCTGCCTTATTTAGCTTCACTTCACTGCAGTGCTGTTACAGCTCAAACTGTAGTTACAGTAACATCTGAATTGTATGATAAAATCAAAGCAAATCCACAAGGAATGACACCATCATCGAAAGTGAGTACCCGCCCATGGCCTATTAACGGAGGAATATCCTTCAGCGAACAAGTTGATCAACCTTCTCATCGTATATTACTTCTCACTGGGCACGAG GATGGATCTGTTCGGTTTTGGGATGCAAGCACTGCCTCCCTGTTTCAAATATCGAAATTTTCAACGTCTTCATGTTTCTCGAGTGACGATTTAGACTGCACAGCGGAAAGTGATGAAAGAGAAATTGATGAGGATGAATGGCCGCCGTTTCGTAAG ATTGGAGTATTCGATCCTTACTCAGATGACCCACGTTTGGCTGTTAAGAAATTGTGCCTGTGCCCTGTCACTGGATTGTTAACAGTTGCTGGGACGGCTGGTCAAGTTGTCGTTGCCGAATTATTCGAAATGCAATCGGAAAAAGAAGTCCCG ATTGTACTCGTTAACATAGTTTCAGATCGGGATAATTTTGTGTGGAAAGGCCACGATAAGTTAGTAGTAAGGAAAGGTTTACTGTCCTTTAAACCAGGCTTCCAGCCAACTTCTGTCCTACAGCTTCATCCTCCCGCTGCAGCCACGGCATTAGCGTTAAATGCAGAGTGGTCAGTATTGGCTGTAGGAACAGCTCATGGACTAACACTTTATGATATA accGTTAAAAAGGAGGTAGTTGCAAAATGCACCCTTAATCCGAATGATGTGTCAGGAACTGGAGAGCAGCCAATGTCACGAcgaaaatcttttaaaaaatccctcAGAGAATCCTTCAGGCGGCTGCGTAAAGGGCGTAGCCAGCGTCCTTCCGCTGGCCCTAAATGTGCACCAACTTCACCGATATCAAAGGTCGAAGATAGTAACGCTATAAACAATGCTGGGCCATCTATAGCTGCTGAAGTGCGGCCTGTTGAGAGGCAGATTGAAGCTAGAAATGTTATGTTAGATGACGGTATGGGCAGCATGGTTCGTTGTTTACTGCTTGTCAAAACTTACGTAATCAGTCAGTCTTCCAATGCTACCGCAACTCTTTGGGCCGGAACAAATAGCGGAGCTATATATGTTTTTAGCCTTAACATACAGACGG GAAATAGACGACACGTGGAGCCCGTGAACGCACAACTTGCAAAAGAGATTCAATTGAAACATCGAGCACCTGTTGTATCGATTAACATAATTGATGCTTCTTATGCAGCTATTGGGGAATCGTTTGAAAACTCTGGGATTAAATCGACTTCTGAATCCTGTCCTCCGCATCGCGTAGTGATTTCGTCGGAAGAACAGTTCAAA GTTTTCACACTTCCAAACCTGCGCCCGTATGGAAAGTACAAATTAACTGCTTACACTGGTTGCAAAGTTAGGCGCGTTGCGGTTGTTCCCTTTACTGCTCGATCGGATCCGTCCTATAAAGAGAACTGTTTGGTGTGTCTGTCCAATCAAGGAGATTTTCACATTTTAAGTCTCCCGGAACTGCGGCGACAAATGAATGCACAGGCTATACGAAAGGAAGATATACA TGCTACCAGTACTGTTGTCCTTACAAATCAAGGAGAAGCATTTTACATGTTGTCTTCCAGTGAATTACAACGTGTTGCGTTGAGTGCTCGTAATTCCCTCCAGTTAAAATGTAAAGTGAATGGGATGAAAAATACCCAGGCTCCCGTGGAATCCTCCTCTCAGGCGGTGATCAAGATTTGTacgtcaaaagaagaaaagccagAAGTAGTAATGGAAACTGAATTCTCTGACGTTTCTGTCATTTCAAACACGAGTAATCCAAATGAAGACCGAGAAAACGATAAGAATATCTGCAATaatgaaattaacaattcaacAATCGTAAGTGTTGAGCCGGAAACCAGCTTTGGAGATATGACGGTGGACTCTGTCAAAGATCATATAGT CCTTAGTTTGGACGAATGTAGAATCACAGAAGTTGCATCGGAAACTCGCATTGAACAagtaaaaacagaa